In the Cydia splendana chromosome 2, ilCydSple1.2, whole genome shotgun sequence genome, one interval contains:
- the LOC134803071 gene encoding phenoloxidase-activating enzyme-like — protein sequence MDLLTSVCVVMLLCFSLGNAEERCKISSAPPNPGSGCCGSAVGVDKSIPGFYAQLSQYPWIGIIEHRKENKTKLLCGAVLISGRYMLSAAQCFGARAQQLGKPANVRLGEYITTNDGPDCVEVGGSQECSDGALKIPIEKVITHPDFHKEQNFHDDIALIRLAQMAPITDFIKPICLPTSDIAVEAPQQRMWTAGWGAINDTSSASDRLHHVDLPYVTLDSCQAAYNTSNTRQIKLGQGQLCAGGEEGKDACKGDAGGPLMYARGYTTEVVGIVSFGGIPCGKLGVPGVYTKVFAYDAWIRANIED from the exons ATGGATTTATTGACTTCTGTTTGCGTTGTGATGTTGCTCTGTTTTTCTTTGG GAAACGCTGAAGAACGCTGTAAAATCTCATCTGCACCTCCAAACCCAGGGAGTGGATGTTGCGGTAGTGCTGTGGGTGTCGACAAGTCCATAC CTGGATTCTACGCTCAGCTCAGCCAGTACCCATGGATTGGTATCATAGAGCACCGGAAGGAGAACAAAACAAAATTACTGTGTGGTGCTGTCCTCATTAGTGGGCGATATATGCTGTCAGCAGCCCAATGCTTTGGAGCTCGAGCTCAGCAGTTAGGCAAGCC GGCCAATGTACGTTTAGGAGAATACATCACAACTAATGACGGGCCAGACTGTGTAGAAGTCGGTGGATCTCAAGAATGCAGTGATGGTGCGCTTAAGATTCCCATCGAGAAAGTTATAACGCATCCTGACTTCCACAAGGAACAGAACTTCCACGATGACATTGCTTTAATACGACTGGCTCAAATGGCTCCAATTACCG ATTTCATTAAACCAATCTGCCTGCCAACTTCTGACATCGCTGTGGAAGCGCCGCAACAGCGAATGTGGACTGCAGGCTGGGGAGCCATCAATGACACTTCTTCTGCCAGTGACCGTCTGCATCACGTCGACTTACCTTACGTTACTCTTGAT TCTTGCCAAGCAGCCTACAATACTTCCAACACTCGTCAAATTAAACTAGGCCAAGGACAACTATGCGCAGGCGGCGAAGAAGGCAAGGATGCGTGCAAAGGCGATGCGGGAGGACCATTGATGTACGCCAGGGGTTATACTACTGAGGTTGTCGGCATTGTAAGCTTTGGAGGAATACCATGCGGCAAGTTAGGAGTACCGGGAGTATACACCAAAGTGTTCGCGTATGATGCGTGGATTCGCGCAAACATTGAAGATTAA